The proteins below come from a single Argentina anserina chromosome 1, drPotAnse1.1, whole genome shotgun sequence genomic window:
- the LOC126789156 gene encoding probable polyamine oxidase 5, whose protein sequence is MVAKKPRIVVIGAGMAGVTAANKLYTSGCEDLFELIVVEGGTRIGGRINTSEFGGDQIEMGATWIHGIGGSPVHKIAQDIKALESEQPWECMDGSSDEAKTIAEGGFEVSPTVVDPITNLYKNLMDYAQGKKADCNGGFEYMKLGDEGGAGELSVGSFLRRGLHAYLGSKKSREEVNDCGEWNRELLEEAVFAMHESTQRTYTSAGDLFTLDYNAESEYRMFPGEEITIAKGYLSIVQSLASVLPPDVIQLGKRVIKVEWRAESTVLDMEQNGYGSRPVKLHFSDGSVLLADHVIVTVSLGVLKAAIQHDSGMFSPPLPCFKAEAISRLGFGLVNKLFLQLSSTHVTKGQDFSKFPFLQMVFQREDSEFRLKKIPWWMRKTASVCPLYHNSGVLLSWFAGKEALELESLKDEEIINGVTATISSFLSIPHIKEKENYHSHLGHGHVNHDVDNSEVKFSKVLKTQWGSDPLFFGSYSYVAVGSSGEDLDTMAEPLPKLSSCDEAASATSPPPSLQILFAGEATHRTHYSTTHGAYFSGLREANRLLKYYNHHVGV, encoded by the coding sequence ATGGTGGCCAAGAAACCAAGAATTGTTGTCATTGGGGCAGGAATGGCTGGTGTTACAGCAGCTAACAAGCTTTACACTTCTGGGTGTGAGGACTTGTTTGAGCTCATTGTTGTGGAAGGTGGGACTAGAATTGGAGGCAGAATAAACACTTCAGAGTTTGGTGGTGACCAGATTGAGATGGGTGCTACTTGGATCCATGGCATTGGAGGCAGCCCTGTTCACAAAATAGCTCAAGATATCAAGGCTCTTGAGTCTGAGCAGCCATGGGAGTGCATGGACGGGTCCTCAGACGAGGCCAAGACCATTGCTGAAGGTGGGTTCGAGGTGAGCCCAACTGTGGTGGATCCCATTACAAATTTGTATAAGAATCTGATGGATTATGCTCAGGGGAAGAAGGCAGATTGCAATGGAGGATTTGAGTATATGAAGCTTGGAGATGAAGGTGGTGCAGGGGAGCTTAGTGTTGGCTCATTTCTTCGAAGAGGGCTCCATGCTTATTTGGGTTCGAAGAAGAGCAGGGAAGAGGTGAATGATTGTGGTGAATGGAACAGAGAGTTGCTAGAAGAAGCTGTTTTTGCAATGCATGAGAGCACCCAGAGGACTTATACATCGGCTGGTGACTTGTTTACTCTGGATTACAATGCAGAAAGTGAGTACAGGATGTTCCCAGGTGAGGAAATCACTATTGCTAAAGGTTACTTGAGCATTGTTCAGTCACTAGCCTCTGTACTACCACCTGATGTGATCCAATTAGGCAAAAGAGTCATCAAAGTTGAATGGAGGGCAGAGTCTACTGTGTTAGATATGGAACAAAATGGTTATGGTTCAAGGCCTGTGAAGCTACACTTTAGTGATGGGTCAGTTTTGCTGGCTGATCATGTTATTGTAACTGTTTCTTTAGGGGTACTTAAGGCTGCTATACAACATGATTCAGGTATGTTCAGTCCTCCCTTGCCTTGTTTCAAGGCTGAAGCAATATCAAGGCTTGGCTTTGGTCTTGTCAACAAGTTGTTTCTGCAACTGAGCTCCACCCATGTTACGAAAGGCCAAGATTTCAGCAAGTTCCCATTTTTACAAATGGTGTTTCAGAGAGAAGACTCAGAGTTTAGGCTTAAGAAGATTCCATGGTGGATGAGGAAGACAGCTTCTGTTTGTCCACTGTATCACAATTCCGGTGTACTGTTGTCTTGGTTTGCAGGGAAAGAAGCACTTGAGCTTGAATCACTCAAAGATGAAGAGATCATCAATGGAGTCACGGCAACCATCTCTAGTTTTCTGTCAATCCCCCACattaaagagaaagagaattaTCATTCTCATTTAGGGCATGGGCATGTCAATCATGATGTGGACAACTCTGAAGTGAAATTTTCCAAGGTGTTGAAAACTCAATGGGGTAGTGATCCTTTGTTTTTCGGATCCTACTCTTATGTTGCTGTTGGATCAAGTGGTGAGGATTTGGACACCATGGCAGAGCCATTGCCGAAGTTAAGCAGTTGTGATGAGGCCGCGAGTGCTACTTCACCTCCTCCTTCACTTCAAATTCTGTTTGCAGGGGAAGCAACGCACAGGACACACTATTCCACAACCCATGGAGCTTACTTTAGTGGTCTTAGAGAAGCCAATAGGCTTCTCAAGTATTACAACCACCATGTTGGGGTTTAG